In a genomic window of Styela clava chromosome 7, kaStyClav1.hap1.2, whole genome shotgun sequence:
- the LOC120329097 gene encoding uncharacterized protein LOC120329097: MNNLTCFIGLALLGLVAAGGVGSAEERNLCEILVDDECYWTEVHEIRDVNYTVASTICKTHRSVVAAIHTEEAYNQTMANIRSKIPPNRSWTVVWTGMKINSIFNHVLTPDVYISWFPGLPWDHKGAITKFTHIYLEVKRMENSKYQGMLYREGRTALRGVVCRKN, from the exons ATGAATAATCTTACATGCTTTATCGGACTAGCACTTCTGGGACTGGTAGCCGCAGGAGGGGTTGGGTCAGCAGAAG AGCGGAATCTATGTGAAATACTTGTGGACGATGAATGTTATTGGACAGAAGTTCATGAAATTAGAGACGTAAATTATACAGTTGCTTCCACCATATGCAAAACCCATCGTTCTGTCGTTGCTGCAATACATACTGAAGAGGCTTACAATCAGACAATGGCAAATATAAGAAGCAAAATTCCACCTAATCGCAGTTGGACCGTAGTTTGGACCGGAATGAAAATCAATTCAATT TTCAACCACGTTCTAACTCCTGATGTCTACATAAGCTGGTTTCCCGGACTTCCATGGGACCACAAGGGGGCGATCACAAAGTTTACACATATCTATTTAGAGGTGAAACGTATGGAGAATTCCAAATATCAAGGGATGCTGTACAGAGAAGGAAGAACTGCTCTTCGAGGAGTCGTTTGCAGGAAAAATtag